The Firmicutes bacterium HGW-Firmicutes-1 sequence TCTGTAAAACTAGAAAAAAGCAAAGATAAGAATAAGGTGCTTAGTGGAATTTTTAATTGTGTTCTTTTGATTTCAGGTATAATAACAGTGTTATGTTTTATCTTTACACCAGAAATATTACATGTTTTTGCAGGAGGTTTTGAGGGCGAGAAGCTTGCCTTAACGATCAAATTGACTCGTATTATGATTCCAACGGTGTTTTTTATAGCAGTAGCCTATTTGTATGTTGGATTATTACAGGCACATGAACACTATCTTCTACCCGCAATCATCAGCTTTCCATATAATCTTATTGCGATTGGTTACTTAATTGTTGGTGTCAATGGATATGGAATTGTTGGCCTTGCAGTAGCTACTACGATTGGATGGTTTCTACAGATGGTTATTCAAATTCCAAAGGTGCATCAAGTTACGGGTTTTAAATATTCCTTGCAAATTGATTTTAAGAATTCATACGTAAAGGAATTTTTAGTTGGAATTGTATCAATCTCAATTATTGCGGCAACGCAACAGATCACATATTTATCTGATAATACGATGGCATCTCATTTTGGAGATGGAAAGGTTACGACTCTTTATTATTCTAATATGCTGTTTTTAGCTATTGTTACTACAGCTGTTTATGGAATTACATCTGTAATGTTCCCGAAGTTTAACAAGAAGTTTGCAGAACTGGATAAGAGCGCATTTTTTTCTGCAATTAATTCTGTATTAAAAGGCATTATTCTATTGTTAGCACCTGTTTCAGTCGGATTAGCATTGGTTAGTGAGAATGCGATTGGAATTATATTAATGAGAGGTGAATTCACCTTTGAAGATGTAAAAATGACATCACTATTGCTTATTGGCTATGCAAGCTATATGATTGCCTTTGGTATTTGGGATGTTTTAAATAAAGCATTTTATACAATGGGAAACAAAAAGGTACCAATGATGATTAGTGTAATAATCATTGGCTCTAATTATATACTAAATCTTCTGTGTGTAAAGAAATTTGGTATAGTTGGTATTCCTATTGCAACCTCTATCGCTTTTTACATCGGTGTTTGCATTAGTTGTTTGTTTTTCAAGAGAAGTGAAGGCGAGCTTGATGTTATTGGGATGATAATTGTAGGAATGAAAGCATTGATTTCTGTATTTGTAATGGCCATTACTATCTTGGGGGTTAACAGTATTTGGAACCAAGCCTTTCAATCAACGCATATCTTGATGAAACTAGTAAATGTTATTTTAGATGTTGGTATTGGTATGGCGATTTATTTATTAGGACTATTGATTTTAAGGGAAAAAAACATACTAGATTTCATTCATGCTTTTAAAATGAAAAAAAAGAAGAAAGGTGATCATGAATATGAATAAAAAAATTACAAAAATAGCAGTGATATTGTTTATCGTTCTCTCTGTTATAACTGTAGGCATAATTG is a genomic window containing:
- the mviN gene encoding murein biosynthesis integral membrane protein MurJ, with amino-acid sequence MSTKRKDHAINIIMVIIGLTLFSKVIGFARDAVMGSIFGTGMESDAYLIGLGITTIIFLSLGTGIATSIIPISVKLEKSKDKNKVLSGIFNCVLLISGIITVLCFIFTPEILHVFAGGFEGEKLALTIKLTRIMIPTVFFIAVAYLYVGLLQAHEHYLLPAIISFPYNLIAIGYLIVGVNGYGIVGLAVATTIGWFLQMVIQIPKVHQVTGFKYSLQIDFKNSYVKEFLVGIVSISIIAATQQITYLSDNTMASHFGDGKVTTLYYSNMLFLAIVTTAVYGITSVMFPKFNKKFAELDKSAFFSAINSVLKGIILLLAPVSVGLALVSENAIGIILMRGEFTFEDVKMTSLLLIGYASYMIAFGIWDVLNKAFYTMGNKKVPMMISVIIIGSNYILNLLCVKKFGIVGIPIATSIAFYIGVCISCLFFKRSEGELDVIGMIIVGMKALISVFVMAITILGVNSIWNQAFQSTHILMKLVNVILDVGIGMAIYLLGLLILREKNILDFIHAFKMKKKKKGDHEYE